TCCCTGTTGAACGTCACGGTGTTAAAGTAATTTCAATGGCATTCTTTGTTGAAGAGAACGCCCCTGTGATTTGGCGTGGCCCGATGTTAGGTAAAATGTTGACGAACTTTTTTACTGAAGTGAAATGGGGAGACTTAGATTACTTACTATTAGATTTACCGCCAGGCACAGGAGATGTAGCACTCGATGTACATACGATGTTGCCATCAAGTAAAGAAATTATCGTAACAACACCACATCCAACAGCCGCATTTGTAGCAGCCCGTGCTGGTGCAATGGCGAAACATACGGATCATTCGATTTTAGGTGTCATCGAGAACATGTCTTATTTTGAAAGTAAAGAAACAGGGAACAAAGAATACATTTTCGGTAAAGGTGGCGGACAAAAACTTGCTGATGAATTACAAAGTGAGTTGCTTGGTCAATTGCCATTAGAGCAACCGTCTTGGAAACCGGTAGACTTTTCACCTTCTATATATCAACCAGAAGATCGTTTAGGACAGATTTATAAAGACATCGCTCAGAAAATCATTGTTAAAACAAATCAATAACGATTGTAGCCGAGTAGGAAGTGGGGGGTATGCTTTCTTACTCGGCTTCATTTTAGGGATAATACGAGTTGAAAAGTGGACAGATGAATAGGCGTAATAGCTTGAATTCAATTTCTGTAAAAAAGTTTAAAAAAGGGGTTGCATTTTCAGAACGACCTGTATACAATATATTCTTGTGAGCGAAATAAAGCGCTCGTTTGAAATAAGAAATAAAAAGTTTAAATTTCTTATTGACAACATATCACAGTGGTGATAAGATGTAAAAGTCGTTAAAAACGGCAAACAAATTTAATTCAAAAATATTTGAATGGTGTAAAATTTACTATTGCAAATGTTGAGGATTGAGTTTAAAATAATAAAAGTCTTGTTAATTAAGTAAAGATATAGTAAACTTGATTAACAAACGTAATGAACATTGAAAACTGAATGACAATATGTCAACGTTAATTCCGATAATTTGAGTACTTCAAAAGTACTTTCAAGAGTGATTGACTTAAACAATCAACGAGCTATATCAAGCTTACTTCTTTTATGGAGAGTTTGATCCTGGCTCAGGATGAACGCTGGCGGCGTGCCTAATACATGCAAGTCGAGCGAACAGATAAGGAGCTTGCTCCTTTGACGTTAGCGGCGGACGGGTGAGTAACACGTGGGTAACCTACCTATAAGACTGGAATAACTCCGGGAAACCGGGGCTAATGCCGGATAACATGTTGAACCGCATGGTTCTACAGTGAAAGACGGTCTTGCTGTCACTTATAGATGGACCCGCGCCGTATTAGCTAGTTGGTGGGGTAACGGCCTACCAAGGCGACGATACGTAGCCGACCTGAGAGGGTGATCGGCCACACTGGAACTGAGACACGGTCCAGACTCCTACGGGAGGCAGCAGTAGGGAATCTTCCGCAATGGGCGAAAGCCTGACGGAGCAACGCCGCGTGAGTGATGAAGGTCTTCGGATCGTAAAGCTCTGTTGTTAGGGAAGAACAAATGTGTAAGTAACTGCGCACATCTTGACGGTACCTAACCAGAAAGCCACGGCTAACTACGTGCCAGCAGCCGCGGTAATACGTAGGTGGCAAGCGTTATCCGGAATTATTGGGCGTAAAGCGCGCGTAGGCGGTTTTTTAAGTCTGATGTGAAAGCCCACGGCTCAACCGTGGAGGGTCATTGGAAACTGGAAAACTTGAGTGCAGAAGAGGAAAGTGGAATTCCATGTGTAGCGGTGAAATGCGCAGAGATATGGAGGAACACCAGTGGCGAAGGCGGCTTTCTGGTCTGCAACTGACGCTGATGTGCGAAAGCGTGGGGATCAAACAGGATTAGATACCCTGGTAGTCCACGCCGTAAACGATGAGTGCTAAGTGTTAGGGGGTTTCCGCCCCTTAGTGCTGCAGCTAACGCATTAAGCACTCCGCCTGGGGAGTACGGTCGCAAGACTGAAACTCAAAGGAATTGACGGGGACCCGCACAAGCGGTGGAGCATGTGGTTTAATTCGAAGCAACGCGAAGAACCTTACCAAATCTTGACATCCTTTGACAACTCTAGAGATAGAGCTTTCCTCTTCGGAGGACAAAGTGACAGGTGGTGCATGGTTGTCGTCAGCTCGTGTCGTGAGATGTTGGGTTAAGTCCCGCAACGAGCGCAACCCTTGAACTTAGTTGCCATCATTAAGTTGGGCACTCTAAGTTGACTGCCGGTGACAAACCGGAGGAAGGTGGGGATGACGTCAAATCATCATGCCCCTTATGATTTGGGCTACACACGTGCTACAATGGACAATACAAAGGGCAGCAAAACCGCGAGGTCAAGCAAATCCCATAAAGTTGTTCTCAGTTCGGATTGTAGTCTGCAACTCGACTACATGAAGCTGGAATCGCTAGTAATCGTAGATCAGCATGCTACGGTGAATACGTTCCCGGGTCTTGTACACACCGCCCGTCACACCACGAGAGTTTGTAACACCCGAAGCCGGTGGAGTAACCATTTTGGAGCTAGCCGTCGAAGGTGGGACAAATGATTGGGGTGAAGTCGTAACAAGGTAGCCGTATCGGAAGGTGCGGCTGGATCACCTCCTTTCTAAGGATAATATACGGAATATCACCATCAGGTGATAAGCGGATTAACGTGACATATTGTATTCAGTTTTGAATGCTCATTCATTTGAGGATTCAGAATGATTTGTACATTGAAAACTAGATAAGTAAGTATAGATTTTACCAAGCAAAACCGAGTGACAAGCGTTTAAAAGCTTGAAACAAAAAATTATCGCTAGTCGTCAAATGACGACTCACATAATTAATAACTGGTGATTTTGGACAAGATTGTATTTCGGTAGACAGACATGATGTTTTGAAAACGTTTGTCAGTCTATGAATCGCAAGCATGAGCGAAGGTGCTTACTACGCGTAAGTAACTGAGTGAATGTGAAGTGATGAAGCCGAATGCGAACGTTTGCCAAAATATTATTGTGATAGGTGACGTATTTATGGATTGACCAAACGTTAAT
Above is a genomic segment from Staphylococcus delphini containing:
- a CDS encoding Mrp/NBP35 family ATP-binding protein yields the protein MLTVEQVKQLIGEINDPIINVPLKETEGVVEVTIKEEKAHVSVKVAMAQLGGQPQLELQMAIVEKLKENGAKTVGIRFEALPEEKVKQYAGVQQQEEQTIEGALAKGNHLEFIAIASGKGGVGKSTVAVNLAVALAREGKRVGLIDADIYGFSVPDMMGIDEKPGIEGKTVIPVERHGVKVISMAFFVEENAPVIWRGPMLGKMLTNFFTEVKWGDLDYLLLDLPPGTGDVALDVHTMLPSSKEIIVTTPHPTAAFVAARAGAMAKHTDHSILGVIENMSYFESKETGNKEYIFGKGGGQKLADELQSELLGQLPLEQPSWKPVDFSPSIYQPEDRLGQIYKDIAQKIIVKTNQ